The Corylus avellana chromosome ca8, CavTom2PMs-1.0 genome has a segment encoding these proteins:
- the LOC132189968 gene encoding zinc-finger homeodomain protein 2-like, whose amino-acid sequence MEFDDHEEQEEDMMEIPTPPPGYESVSNSARPKMGSNRGESTKSGGSTTSFRYRECLKNHAVSIGGHAVDGCGEFMAAGEEGTLDALKCAACGCHRNFHRKENNGSSEPLLYRQFSSYYRSAQPPQQAGYHHFHLNKPLALPAASGGGGGGGGGHSREGEDMSNPSSSGGGGGGGSSGLKKRYRTKFSQEQKDKMLAFAESVGWRIQKHDEAAVEQFCTDNGIKRHVLKVWMHNNKQTLGKKP is encoded by the coding sequence ATGGAATTCGACGACCACGAAGAGCAAGAGGAAGATATGATGGAGATTCCCACTCCGCCGCCGGGGTATGAGTCGGTGAGCAACTCAGCAAGGCCCAAAATGGGGTCCAACCGCGGCGAGTCAACGAAATCCGGCGGGAGCACGACGTCGTTCAGGTACAGAGAATGCCTGAAGAACCACGCGGTCAGCATAGGCGGCCACGCCGTGGACGGCTGCGGGGAGTTCATGGCAGCCGGAGAGGAAGGAACCCTCGACGCCCTAAAGTGCGCCGCTTGCGGCTGCCACCGCAATTTCCACCGCAAGGAGAACAACGGATCATCAGAGCCCTTGTTGTACCGCCAATTCTCATCCTACTATCGCTCCGCACAGCCACCTCAGCAGGCCGGGTACCACCACTTTCACTTGAATAAGCCGTTGGCTTTGCCCGCAGCCTCGGGAGGCGGCGGGGGAGGAGGCGGGGGCCACAGCCGTGAGGGCGAGGACATGTCTAACCCGAGTAGcagcggcggcggcggcggcggcgggaGTTCCGGTCTAAAGAAGAGGTATAGGACAAAGTTTAGCCAAGAGCAGAAGGACAAGATGCTTGCTTTCGCGGAGAGTGTCGGGTGGCGGATCCAGAAGCACGATGAGGCGGCGGTGGAACAATTTTGTACCGACAACGGCATCAAACGACATGTCCTAAAGGTTTGGATGCACAACAACAAGCAAACTCTTGGTAAGAAACCCTAA
- the LOC132189813 gene encoding GEM-like protein 1 isoform X2: MSTGHTQHDQPAKPSESDPIHDPPHSGDYAPYPKLDPNDVAPPPPIENWSHVPMGSQPQTVNSEARAPISGDAATTMPQDSNPYISPAPVPAPTSVKNTMESVKDVLGKWGKKATEATKKAEDLAGNMWQHLKTGPSFTDAAVGRIAQGTKVLTEGGYEKVFRQNFETVPEEKLLKSFACYLSTSAGPVMGTMYLSTAKLAFCSDTPLSYEASGQKEWSYYKVVIPLHQLRAVNPSTSKVKPEEKYI, translated from the exons ATGAGCACTGGTCATACCCAGCATGACCAGCCGGCGAAACCATCAGAGTCCGATCCCATACACGATCCACCGCACTCCGGCGACTACGCTCCATACCCTAAGCTCGACCCTAACGACGTTGCTCCCCCTCCTCCCATTGAGAATTGGAGCCACGTGCCCATGGGCTCCCAACCGCAAACGGTGAACAGCGAAGCCAGGGCTCCGATCTCCGGCGACGCCGCCACTACGATGCCGCAGGATTCGAATCCCTATATCTCTCCTGCGCCGGTGCCGGCACCCACCTCCGTCAAGA ATACGATGGAGTCCGTGAAAGATGTGCTTGGGAAGTGGGGCAAGAAGGCGACCGAAGCCACCAAGAAGGCCGAGGATCTTGCTGGGAACATGTGGCAACACT TGAAAACGGGTCCTAGTTTTACCGATGCTGCTGTGGGAAGGATTGCTCAAGGAACAAAAGTTCTCACGGAAGGTGGGTATGAGAAGGTTTTTCGACAAAATTTTGAGACAGTGCCCGAGGAGAAGCTTCTGAAGTCATTTGCATGCTATCTGTCCACTTCTGCTGGACCGGTGATGGGAACTATGTATCTGTCCACAGCGAAGCTTGCGTTTTGTAGTGACACTCCGCTTTCTTATGAAGCGAGTGGCCAGAAAGAATGGAGCTATTATAAG GTGGTTATTCCATTACATCAGTTGAGGGCAGTGAATCCATCAACAAGCAAAGTCAAGCCAGAGGAAAAGTACATATAG
- the LOC132189813 gene encoding GEM-like protein 1 isoform X1: MSTGHTQHDQPAKPSESDPIHDPPHSGDYAPYPKLDPNDVAPPPPIENWSHVPMGSQPQTVNSEARAPISGDAATTMPQDSNPYISPAPVPAPTSVKNTMESVKDVLGKWGKKATEATKKAEDLAGNMWQHLKTGPSFADAAVGRIAQGTKVLTEGGYEKVFRQNFETVPEEKLLKSFACYLSTSAGPVMGTMYLSTAKLAFCSDTPLSYEASGQKEWSYYKVVIPLHQLRAVNPSTSKVKPEEKYI, translated from the exons ATGAGCACTGGTCATACCCAGCATGACCAGCCGGCGAAACCATCAGAGTCCGATCCCATACACGATCCACCGCACTCCGGCGACTACGCTCCATACCCTAAGCTCGACCCTAACGACGTTGCTCCCCCTCCTCCCATTGAGAATTGGAGCCACGTGCCCATGGGCTCCCAACCGCAAACGGTGAACAGCGAAGCCAGGGCTCCGATCTCCGGCGACGCCGCCACTACGATGCCGCAGGATTCGAATCCCTATATCTCTCCTGCGCCGGTGCCGGCACCCACCTCCGTCAAGA ATACGATGGAGTCCGTGAAAGATGTGCTTGGGAAGTGGGGCAAGAAGGCGACCGAAGCCACCAAGAAGGCCGAGGATCTTGCTGGGAACATGTGGCAACACT TGAAAACGGGTCCTAGTTTTGCTGATGCCGCTGTGGGAAGGATTGCTCAAGGAACAAAAGTTCTCACGGAAGGTGGGTATGAGAAGGTTTTTCGACAAAATTTTGAGACAGTGCCCGAGGAGAAGCTTCTGAAGTCATTTGCATGCTATCTGTCCACGTCTGCTGGACCGGTGATGGGAACTATGTATCTGTCCACAGCGAAGCTTGCGTTTTGTAGTGACACTCCGCTTTCTTATGAAGCGAGTGGACAGAAAGAATGGAGCTATTATAAG GTGGTTATTCCATTACATCAGTTGAGGGCAGTGAATCCATCAACAAGCAAAGTCAAGCCAGAGGAAAAGTACATATAG
- the LOC132189826 gene encoding transport inhibitor response 1-like protein, protein MRKDRTEMSEDDDRSPPLDLRGADIAESSSKTRNCSGVTGSVAGPGPGPSSMDFQAPYPDQVLENVLENVLQFLSTRRDRNAASLVCKSWCRVEALTRSELFIGNCYSVSPRRATARFARVQAVAIKGRPRFADFNLMPPNWGAFFAPWVLAMATAYPWLEKVYLKRMSVSNDDLTLLADSFPSFKELVLVCCDGFGTGGLAVVASKCRLLRVLDLIESELSDEDVDWIACFPESGTSCLESLIFDCVERPINFEALERLVIRSPSLKKLRLNRFVSIGQLYRLMVRAPQLTHIGTGAFSAPEGVALGDLEPDYTAAFAACKSLVCLSGFREILADYLPAIHPVCANLTSLNFSYANINAEQLKSVILHCHKLQTFWVLDSICDEGLQAVAATCKDLRELRVFPIDAQEDIEGPVSEVGLEAISEGCRKLQSILYFCQHMTNAAVKTMSNNCPDLEVFRLCIMGRHRPDHLTDEPMDEGFGAIVMNCKKLTRLAVSGLLTDRAFNYIGKYGKLVRTLSVAFAGDSDMGLKYVLEGCPRLQKLEIRDSPFGDAALLSGLHHYYNMRFLWMSSCSLSPPGCQEIARALPRLVVEVISNETDKLNGDDTVDILYMYRSLEGPREDAPGFVTILQ, encoded by the exons ATGAGAAAGGACCGGACGGAAATGTCCGAAGATGACGATCGCTCCCCGCCGTTGGATCTTCGAGGAGCGGACATAGCTGAGTCGTCCAGCAAGACCCGGAACTGCAGTGGAGTGACCGGCTCGGTGGCGGGGCCAGGGCCAGGGCCGAGTTCCATGGACTTTCAGGCACCGTACCCGGACCAGGTGCTGGAGAACGTGCTGGAAAACGTGCTCCAGTTCCTGAGCACACGGCGGGACCGAAACGCTGCGTCATTGGTGTGCAAGTCGTGGTGCCGCGTGGAGGCGCTGACCCGATCCGAGCTCTTCATCGGGAACTGCTACTCGGTGTCGCCTCGGCGGGCCACGGCCCGGTTCGCGCGGGTACAGGCTGTGGCCATCAAGGGCCGGCCCAGGTTCGCCGACTTCAACCTGATGCCGCCGAACTGGGGGGCTTTCTTCGCGCCCTGGGTGCTCGCCATGGCCACCGCCTACCCCTGGCTTGAGAAGGTGTACCTGAAGCGCATGTCCGTCTCCAACGACGATCTGACCCTCCTAGCCGATTCCTTCCCGTCCTTCAAAGAGCTCGTCCTTGTTTGTTGTGACGGCTTCGGCACCGGCGGCCTCGCCGTCGTCGCCAGCAAGTGCAG ACTTCTGAGAGTGCTTGATCTGATCGAATCTGAGCTTTCGGATGAGGATGTGGATTGGATAGCTTGTTTTCCGGAGAGCGGAACGAGCTGTCTGGAGTCGCTGATTTTCGATTGCGTAGAACGCCCAATAAATTTCGAGGCATTGGAGAGGCTGGTGATTAGGTCCCCCTCCTTGAAGAAGCTTAGATTGAACCGCTTTGTTTCAATTGGGCAGCTGTACCGCCTGATGGTTCGAGCTCCGCAGCTCACACACATTGGAACCGGCGCGTTTAGTGCACCAGAGGGCGTAGCTCTGGGTGATCTAGAGCCCGACTATACCGCTGCCTTTGCTGCTTGCAAATCGTTAGTTTGTCTCTCGGGCTTCAGGGAAATCTTGGCGGATTACTTACCGGCCATCCACCCTGTGTGTGCTAATCTCACCTCCCTGAATTTCAGCTATGCGAATATTAACGCAGAACAGCTCAAATCAGTGATTCTTCACTGCCACAAGCTCCAGACTTTCTGG GTCCTTGATTCAATATGCGATGAAGGACTTCAAGCTGTGGCTGCAACTTGCAAGGACCTGCGCGAGCTTCGGGTTTTCCCTATCGATGCTCAGGAGGATATTGAGGGCCCTGTTTCTGAAGTGGGCCTCGAAGCAATCTCCGAGGGTTGTAGGAAACTGCAATCGATTTTGTATTTCTGCCAGCACATGACAAATGCGGCTGTGAAAACCATGTCGAACAACTGCCCGGATCTTGAGGTGTTCCGCCTCTGTATAATGGGTCGACACCGCCCTGACCATTTGACTGATGAGCCCATGGATGAAGGTTTTGGAGCCATTGTTATGAACTGTAAGAAGCTCACTCGGCTCGCAGTTTCTGGTTTACTGACTGATCGTGCTTTCAATTACATTGGAAAATATGGGAAGTTGGTTCGGACTCTGTCAGTTGCATTTGCTGGAGATAGTGACATGGGGCTTAAATACGTGCTTGAGGGCTGTCCTAGACTGCAAAAGCTTGAGATCAGGGATAGCCCATTTGGGGATGCAGCTTTGCTTTCTGGTTTACATCACTATTACAACATGAGATTCCTGTGGATGTCCTCGTGTAGCTTATCTCCCCCAGGTTGTCAAGAGATTGCCCGAGCATTGCCCCGGCTGGTGGTTGAAGTGATCAGTAATGAAACTGACAAGCTGAATGGGGATGACACTGTTGACATATTATACATGTATCGATCTCTTGAAGGTCCAAGAGAAGATGCCCCGGGATTTGTGACCATCTTGCAGTAA